The following coding sequences lie in one Patescibacteria group bacterium genomic window:
- a CDS encoding ATP-binding protein — MFKNQVEKQPDLQTQELIEAEKVYRRGVISIRDFIAPASINVTPRYLELGNKYVQTHFVISYPRYVSIGWFMPIINMSAPLDIGLYFYPIESSVILKKLKVRVGNLQAELAESAEKGAPRDPMRETALRDTEDLRDSLTQGTERFFQFALYVTCYADSIKELNLLSEKIESFLGSKLVYTKRALFQTEEGFNSTLPLASDQLQITSNISSSPCAATYPFVSADVTSDNGILYGINRHNNSLILFDRFSLENANMCVFATSGAGKSYTVKLEVLRSMMFGTDMIIIDPEKEYKHLSDAVGGTYVDISLSAQSKLNPFDLPRPIEGGASTADIIRSAVITLKGLIRLMVGNLNPEEDSIVDRALIETYAKKDITAATDLTQQIDMPIMSDFQEILEGMTGAENLVARIKKYTEGTFAGLINNPTNIETDNQLVVFSVRDLEDELRPIAIYTIINYIWNVVRSKMKKRLLIVDEAWWLMQHEDSAKFIFALVKRCRKYYLGVTTITQDVNDFLSSSYGHAILNNSALRLLMKQSVTAVDKIVETFKLTQGEKYMLLDCGVGEGIFFAGQRHAAIKVIASYTEDQLITTDPQQLLDIEDAKKEFEEENPSE, encoded by the coding sequence ATGTTTAAAAATCAAGTAGAAAAACAACCAGATTTACAAACTCAAGAGCTAATTGAGGCCGAAAAGGTTTATCGTCGTGGCGTGATTTCAATTCGTGATTTTATAGCGCCAGCCTCAATTAATGTTACTCCTCGTTATTTAGAGTTGGGCAATAAATATGTTCAAACTCATTTTGTAATTTCTTATCCACGTTATGTGAGTATTGGTTGGTTTATGCCAATCATTAACATGAGTGCACCTTTAGATATTGGGTTGTATTTTTATCCAATCGAATCGAGTGTTATTTTAAAAAAATTAAAAGTAAGGGTGGGAAATTTACAGGCCGAATTAGCTGAGTCAGCTGAAAAAGGGGCTCCGCGTGATCCTATGCGTGAAACAGCTTTACGTGATACAGAGGATTTGCGTGATAGTCTAACTCAGGGCACAGAGCGTTTTTTTCAATTTGCTTTATATGTGACTTGTTATGCTGACTCAATTAAGGAATTAAATTTATTATCAGAAAAAATAGAATCATTTTTAGGTTCAAAATTGGTCTATACCAAACGGGCGCTTTTTCAAACCGAAGAAGGTTTTAATTCAACCTTGCCATTAGCCAGTGATCAGTTGCAAATTACATCTAACATCTCCTCTTCGCCCTGTGCAGCAACCTATCCTTTTGTTTCGGCTGATGTAACTTCAGATAATGGTATTTTATATGGTATTAATCGCCATAATAATAGTTTAATCTTATTTGATCGTTTCAGTTTAGAAAATGCCAATATGTGTGTTTTTGCCACTTCGGGTGCAGGCAAGAGTTATACGGTTAAACTAGAAGTTTTGCGGAGCATGATGTTTGGTACGGATATGATTATTATTGACCCAGAAAAAGAATATAAACATTTATCAGATGCGGTGGGTGGAACTTATGTTGATATTTCTCTGTCAGCTCAAAGCAAATTAAATCCCTTTGATTTACCTCGACCAATTGAGGGCGGAGCTTCTACGGCTGATATTATTCGTTCAGCTGTTATTACTCTAAAGGGTTTGATTCGTTTAATGGTGGGTAATTTAAACCCAGAAGAAGATTCGATTGTTGATCGAGCCTTAATTGAAACTTATGCCAAAAAAGATATTACAGCGGCCACTGATTTAACTCAACAAATAGATATGCCCATCATGAGTGATTTTCAAGAAATTTTAGAAGGCATGACTGGGGCTGAAAATTTAGTGGCTAGAATAAAAAAATATACTGAGGGCACTTTTGCTGGTTTGATTAATAATCCAACAAACATAGAAACTGATAACCAATTGGTAGTTTTTAGTGTTAGAGATTTGGAAGATGAATTAAGACCAATTGCTATTTACACAATTATTAATTATATTTGGAACGTGGTCAGATCAAAAATGAAAAAACGTTTATTAATTGTAGATGAAGCTTGGTGGTTGATGCAACACGAAGATTCAGCTAAATTTATTTTTGCTTTAGTTAAGCGTTGTCGTAAATATTATTTAGGTGTGACAACCATTACTCAAGATGTAAATGATTTTTTAAGTTCATCTTATGGACATGCTATTTTAAACAATTCGGCTTTACGTTTATTAATGAAACAAAGCGTAACGGCTGTAGATAAAATTGTTGAAACTTTTAAATTGACCCAAGGCGAAAAATATATGTTATTAGATTGTGGCGTGGGTGAGGGTATTTTTTTCGCTGGGCAACGACATGCGGCCATTAAGGTGATTGCTTCTTATACCGAAGATCAATTAATTACTACCGATCCACAGCAGTTATTAGACATTGAAGATGCTAAAAAAGAGTTTGAAGAGGAAAATCCGTCAGAATAA
- a CDS encoding exodeoxyribonuclease III, with protein MTQQNLTIYSWNINGLRAIVRKNFINWFNKTQPDILCLQEIKTQAKDLPTEVLQLKNYQLYINSADKKGYAGTAVLTKIKPLKIINSTGIKIFDQEGRVQVLEFDKFYLINTYFPNAQAELKRLDFKIKFNQKYLKFLNKFNNKPLILTGDFNVAHQEIDLANPNSNHFNAGFTDEERQFINQIIKSNFVDTFRHLHPQTQKYSYWTYRFGARQRNVGWRIDYFFISKKIISQIKKAEILTQVIGSDHCPITIAINL; from the coding sequence ATGACTCAACAAAATTTAACAATTTATTCTTGGAATATTAATGGTTTACGCGCTATCGTGCGCAAAAATTTTATAAACTGGTTTAATAAAACTCAACCCGATATTTTGTGTTTACAGGAAATTAAAACTCAAGCCAAAGATTTACCGACTGAAGTTTTACAGCTTAAAAATTATCAACTTTACATTAATTCAGCTGATAAAAAGGGCTATGCTGGCACAGCCGTGCTAACCAAGATTAAACCTTTAAAAATTATTAATTCAACTGGTATAAAAATTTTTGATCAAGAAGGCCGGGTCCAAGTTTTAGAATTTGATAAATTTTATTTAATTAATACTTATTTTCCTAATGCTCAAGCTGAATTAAAACGCCTAGATTTTAAAATAAAATTTAATCAAAAATATTTAAAATTTTTAAATAAATTCAATAATAAACCTTTAATTTTAACTGGTGATTTTAACGTCGCTCATCAAGAAATTGATTTAGCTAATCCCAATTCTAATCATTTTAATGCCGGCTTTACTGACGAAGAACGTCAATTTATTAATCAAATAATTAAATCTAATTTTGTCGATACTTTTCGTCACCTTCATCCTCAAACCCAAAAATATTCTTATTGGACCTATCGTTTTGGCGCCCGTCAACGTAATGTCGGCTGGCGAATTGATTACTTTTTTATTTCTAAAAAAATAATCAGCCAAATTAAGAAGGCTGAAATTTTAACTCAAGTCATAGGTTCAGATCATTGTCCGATTACCATTGCAATTAACCTCTAG
- a CDS encoding TraC family protein: protein MAKQDNSNSTQDTLEKKEKKAPSTQKYLDINEIRDDCVILKDGSLRTVILVSSINFALKSEDEQEAIIQSYVSFLNVLNDFPLQIVIQSRPLSIDAYIAQIEDIQRKQENELMKMQTTDYLEFIKELVKMGEIMSKKFFVIVPYNPTGDTKMNFFSRLYNAISPVNSVRLDRKRFDKYRAKLFKRVDFVQGGLQSMGLKSTILDTQSLIELFYNIYNPTTSPQQPIAKNNKLNFEEE, encoded by the coding sequence ATGGCTAAACAAGACAACTCAAATTCAACTCAAGACACTTTGGAGAAAAAAGAAAAAAAAGCGCCGTCAACGCAAAAATATTTAGATATTAACGAGATTAGGGATGATTGTGTAATTTTAAAAGATGGATCGCTCAGAACAGTAATTTTAGTGTCTTCAATTAATTTTGCTTTAAAATCAGAAGATGAACAAGAGGCAATTATTCAAAGTTATGTATCTTTTTTGAATGTTTTAAATGATTTTCCCTTACAAATAGTTATTCAATCACGACCATTGAGTATAGATGCTTACATTGCTCAAATTGAGGACATTCAGCGTAAGCAAGAAAATGAATTAATGAAAATGCAGACCACGGATTATTTAGAATTTATTAAAGAGTTGGTTAAAATGGGAGAAATTATGAGTAAAAAATTTTTTGTGATAGTGCCATATAATCCAACCGGCGACACAAAGATGAACTTTTTTTCTAGATTATATAATGCTATATCGCCAGTCAATTCCGTCAGATTAGATAGAAAACGTTTTGATAAATATAGGGCTAAATTATTTAAACGGGTTGATTTTGTTCAGGGGGGTTTACAGAGCATGGGTTTAAAATCAACAATTTTAGACACCCAAAGTTTAATCGAGTTATTTTATAATATCTATAATCCTACCACTTCACCTCAACAACCGATAGCTAAAAATAATAAATTAAATTTTGAAGAAGAATAA
- a CDS encoding ComF family protein produces the protein MNIKKYIIKIKTTCLDFLFPIKCLGCGQEGVWLCKQCFDKIHLKTNLHCPVCKKRSEQAQPCVTCQSQSFLDRLYIAGSYEDELLHKVIHYLKYQYIKDLAQPLAQLLINFINQHQTNFEQDIILIPIPLHKKRYHQREFNQSELICRHLQTEFKWLIRTDILFRKLHTASQMKLKKHQREKNIQGAFESKFKPELENKTLILVDDVATTGSTLQEAAKILKQTGFKNVWGLVLARG, from the coding sequence ATGAATATTAAAAAGTATATTATTAAAATTAAGACTACTTGTCTTGATTTTTTGTTTCCAATCAAATGTTTGGGTTGTGGTCAAGAAGGAGTTTGGTTGTGTAAACAATGTTTTGATAAAATACATTTAAAAACTAATTTACATTGTCCAGTGTGCAAAAAGCGATCCGAGCAAGCACAACCTTGTGTTACTTGCCAGTCGCAATCATTTTTAGATAGATTGTATATTGCTGGGAGCTATGAAGATGAGTTATTACATAAAGTCATTCATTATTTAAAATATCAATATATTAAAGATTTAGCGCAACCTTTAGCACAGCTATTAATTAATTTTATAAATCAACACCAGACTAATTTTGAACAAGATATAATTTTAATTCCCATCCCTTTACATAAAAAAAGGTATCATCAACGAGAGTTTAATCAATCAGAATTAATTTGTCGACATTTACAGACTGAATTTAAATGGTTAATTAGAACAGATATTTTATTCAGAAAATTACACACGGCCTCACAAATGAAATTAAAAAAACACCAAAGAGAAAAAAATATTCAAGGTGCTTTTGAGTCTAAGTTTAAACCGGAGTTAGAAAATAAAACTTTAATTTTAGTTGATGACGTGGCGACGACTGGATCCACTTTACAGGAAGCAGCTAAAATTTTAAAGCAAACTGGTTTTAAAAATGTTTGGGGTTTGGTTTTGGCTAGAGGTTAA
- a CDS encoding PrgI family protein produces MSQFIIPQFLDVEPRVIGPITVRQFLLLLVGGGLCFLVWKTADFSLAITETILILGVFGAFAFIKINNRPFHYFIIDLINFYKKPRLRLWHKNYSLKYVKPPKEKEIQDKMIYMPKVLSPRKLSELSLVVDTGGVYKDDNEIK; encoded by the coding sequence ATGAGCCAATTTATAATTCCACAATTTTTAGATGTTGAACCGCGGGTAATCGGACCAATTACCGTCCGTCAATTTTTATTACTATTGGTTGGCGGTGGTTTGTGTTTTTTAGTTTGGAAAACAGCCGATTTTAGCTTAGCTATTACAGAAACAATTTTAATTTTAGGTGTTTTTGGAGCTTTTGCTTTTATTAAAATTAATAATCGTCCCTTTCACTATTTTATTATTGATTTAATTAATTTTTATAAAAAACCACGTTTGAGACTTTGGCATAAAAATTATTCCTTAAAATACGTTAAACCACCTAAGGAAAAAGAAATTCAAGATAAAATGATTTATATGCCTAAAGTTTTATCTCCTCGCAAATTATCAGAATTATCTTTAGTAGTTGATACGGGCGGGGTTTATAAAGACGATAACGAAATTAAATAA